In Allocoprobacillus halotolerans, a genomic segment contains:
- the aroF gene encoding 3-deoxy-7-phosphoheptulonate synthase → MIIVFKPKTKDEDVQKIVKQVKNKGLTTHIVVGTETTICGVIGDVTKVDPKQLEVSPVVERVMHVSEPYKLANRAFHPEDSIIDVDGVKVGGDHLALIAGPCSVESKEQVIAIAKEAKAAGANMLRGGAFKPRTSPYAFQGMGTEGLDILVAAKKETGLPIVSELMSADYIEEFNEKVDLVQIGARNMQNFDLLKEVGKRCTKPVLLKRGLSATYEEWIMSAEYIMASGNPNVILCERGVRTYEIYTRNTLDLQAIPVIKRLTHLPIIIDPSHAGGKWWLVEPMAKAAVAAGCDGLMIEVHNDPEHALCDGPQSLKPAKYTELLKQVGAIGEIVGKKI, encoded by the coding sequence ATGATTATTGTATTTAAACCAAAAACAAAAGATGAAGATGTTCAAAAAATTGTAAAACAAGTTAAAAACAAAGGATTAACAACACATATTGTTGTGGGTACAGAAACAACAATTTGTGGGGTTATTGGAGATGTCACAAAAGTTGATCCAAAACAATTAGAAGTATCACCAGTTGTTGAAAGAGTAATGCATGTCAGTGAACCTTATAAATTAGCCAATCGTGCTTTCCATCCAGAAGATTCCATCATTGATGTTGATGGTGTCAAGGTTGGTGGTGATCATTTGGCCTTGATTGCTGGACCATGTTCTGTGGAATCAAAGGAACAAGTTATTGCAATCGCTAAAGAGGCTAAAGCAGCAGGAGCGAATATGCTAAGAGGTGGCGCATTCAAACCAAGAACATCACCTTATGCTTTCCAGGGAATGGGAACAGAAGGATTGGATATTCTTGTCGCAGCGAAAAAAGAAACAGGACTTCCAATAGTCTCTGAATTGATGAGTGCAGACTATATTGAAGAATTTAATGAAAAGGTTGATTTGGTACAGATTGGTGCCAGAAATATGCAAAACTTTGACTTGTTAAAAGAAGTTGGAAAGAGATGTACAAAACCAGTCTTACTAAAAAGAGGATTAAGTGCAACCTATGAAGAATGGATCATGAGTGCTGAATACATCATGGCTAGTGGCAATCCAAATGTCATCTTATGTGAAAGAGGAGTCAGAACATATGAAATATATACAAGAAATACATTGGACTTACAGGCTATTCCAGTGATTAAAAGATTGACACACTTGCCAATCATCATTGATCCATCACATGCCGGAGGAAAATGGTGGTTAGTAGAACCAATGGCCAAGGCAGCAGTAGCGGCAGGATGCGATGGTTTGATGATAGAAGTGCATAATGATCCAGAACATGCTTTATGTGATGGACCACAATCATTGAAACCTGCAAAATATACAGAGTTATTAAAACAAGTTGGCGCTATTGGTGAAATTGTTGGGAAAAAGATTTAG
- the aroB gene encoding 3-dehydroquinate synthase: protein MDLRVNLGKDSYNIYIQQGLLDHLLEYLLPLCQGKQIMIISDDQVFSYYGQKIEEQLQSHYRVGHVILPHGEQSKRFDILPEIYHQLLSFHLTRTDAIIALGGGVIGDLAGFVASTFLRGIQLIQIPTSLLAQVDSSVGGKVAVDLPEGKNLVGAFKHPACVFIDPLTLKTLDQRYINDGMGEVIKYGCIFDKDLFQKLISYQSFEDLYQDIDEIIYRCVDLKRIVVEKDLLDFGDRLALNFGHTLGHAIEQYYHYETYSHGEAVSIGMYQLSLISEAKGLTQKGTANQIKKALDLYHLPSASHVPTQELKKAMALDKKNIHQKLNFVLLKEIGDCFIYPSDLSFIDESQEV, encoded by the coding sequence ATGGATTTAAGAGTTAATTTAGGAAAAGACAGTTACAATATATATATACAACAAGGTTTATTAGATCATCTTTTAGAATATCTTTTACCATTATGTCAAGGAAAACAGATTATGATTATTTCTGATGATCAAGTGTTTTCATACTATGGACAAAAAATAGAGGAACAACTTCAATCCCATTATCGTGTAGGTCATGTCATTCTTCCTCATGGTGAACAGTCCAAACGTTTTGATATTTTACCTGAGATTTATCATCAACTCCTTTCTTTCCACTTAACGAGAACCGATGCAATCATTGCTTTAGGTGGTGGTGTGATTGGTGATTTGGCTGGATTTGTCGCAAGTACCTTTTTAAGAGGAATTCAATTGATTCAAATTCCAACTTCTTTGTTAGCGCAAGTTGATTCCAGTGTTGGAGGAAAAGTGGCTGTTGATTTACCTGAAGGAAAAAATCTTGTCGGTGCTTTTAAGCATCCTGCCTGTGTCTTTATTGATCCTTTGACATTAAAAACTTTGGATCAAAGATATATTAATGATGGAATGGGTGAAGTGATTAAATATGGTTGTATTTTTGATAAAGATTTATTTCAAAAATTAATTTCTTATCAGTCATTTGAAGATTTATATCAGGATATTGATGAAATTATTTATCGCTGTGTAGATTTAAAACGTATTGTGGTTGAAAAAGATTTACTTGATTTTGGTGATCGTTTGGCACTGAATTTTGGACATACATTAGGACATGCGATTGAACAATATTATCATTATGAAACGTATTCACATGGTGAAGCTGTTAGTATCGGCATGTATCAGCTCAGTTTAATCAGTGAGGCTAAAGGTTTAACCCAAAAAGGGACAGCCAATCAAATCAAAAAAGCTTTAGATTTATATCATTTACCAAGTGCTAGTCATGTACCTACACAGGAATTAAAAAAAGCAATGGCTTTAGATAAAAAGAATATTCATCAAAAATTAAATTTTGTCTTATTAAAAGAGATTGGTGATTGCTTTATTTATCCAAGTGATTTATCATTTATAGATGAAAGTCAGGAGGTTTAA
- the aroA gene encoding 3-phosphoshikimate 1-carboxyvinyltransferase, with protein MALKITPHTLSGGVKVPPSKSLAHRAIICAALARGKSVITNIEYSKDIQATIGAMKSLGTMIFEHEDYLEIDGTTTFMKNQCEINCFESGSTLRFMVPIALICENNLHFIGEGRLGKRPLQVYYDIFEKQGISYLYRENVLDLYVRGRMHGGEFAIPGDVSSQFFSGLLFALPLMDEDSRIVVTSPMQSKGYIDLTLQMLEKFGIQIENHDYQEFIIRGGQQYCPCDYHVEADFSQAAFFLVAGALHNQVDLQDLNIDSYQGDKVVIDLLQQMGCQFGRTVSGDRMICNHLKAIHIDGSQCPDIIPIMALACALSSGTSYINNIGRLRIKECDRLSATVEVINQLGGQAREMEDAMEIYGVKKLQGGHVSSYHDHRMAMMEAIASTVCSRPVIIDDEQCVEKSYPRFWNDFQQLGGVIDECELGE; from the coding sequence ATGGCATTAAAAATAACACCACATACTTTATCAGGAGGGGTTAAAGTCCCTCCTTCAAAGAGTTTAGCACATCGTGCAATTATTTGCGCAGCTTTAGCACGAGGAAAAAGTGTGATTACCAATATTGAGTATTCTAAGGATATTCAAGCAACGATTGGGGCTATGAAAAGTTTAGGAACCATGATTTTTGAACATGAAGATTATCTTGAAATTGATGGTACAACAACTTTTATGAAAAATCAATGTGAAATCAATTGTTTTGAATCAGGTTCAACTCTTCGTTTTATGGTGCCTATTGCACTTATTTGTGAAAATAATCTTCATTTTATTGGGGAAGGAAGACTAGGAAAAAGACCATTACAAGTTTATTATGATATTTTTGAAAAGCAGGGTATTTCTTATTTGTATCGTGAAAATGTTTTGGATTTGTATGTCAGAGGAAGAATGCATGGTGGTGAATTCGCAATACCTGGTGATGTATCTTCACAATTTTTCAGTGGTTTATTGTTTGCTTTGCCATTGATGGATGAAGATTCACGTATTGTGGTGACTTCACCGATGCAATCTAAAGGATATATTGATTTAACTTTACAGATGTTAGAAAAATTTGGAATTCAGATTGAAAATCATGATTATCAGGAATTTATCATTCGTGGAGGTCAACAGTATTGTCCATGTGATTATCATGTAGAAGCAGATTTTTCACAGGCAGCTTTTTTCTTGGTTGCTGGTGCTTTGCATAATCAAGTTGATTTACAAGATTTAAATATTGATTCTTATCAAGGGGATAAGGTTGTGATAGATTTATTGCAGCAGATGGGATGTCAGTTTGGAAGAACAGTGAGTGGCGATCGCATGATTTGCAATCATTTAAAAGCCATCCATATTGACGGTTCACAATGTCCTGATATTATTCCTATTATGGCTTTAGCTTGTGCTTTAAGTTCAGGAACTTCTTATATAAATAATATTGGACGTTTACGTATCAAAGAATGTGATCGTTTAAGTGCAACCGTTGAAGTTATTAATCAATTGGGTGGTCAGGCTCGTGAAATGGAAGATGCGATGGAAATATATGGAGTTAAAAAACTTCAAGGTGGACATGTTTCTTCTTATCATGATCATCGTATGGCAATGATGGAAGCCATTGCTTCAACTGTATGCTCACGACCAGTCATTATTGATGATGAACAATGTGTTGAAAAATCTTATCCACGTTTCTGGAATGATTTTCAACAGTTAGGAGGTGTTATTGATGAGTGCGAATTGGGGGAATAA
- the aroC gene encoding chorismate synthase produces the protein MSANWGNNIELSLFGESHGEAIGIVIGHLPAGVRLDMEQIHWHMKRRAPGQNKMSTPRQEKDEVHIVSGIQDGITTGAPICAMIYNSNSHSKDYSELKVNMRPGHSDYPAYVKYHGYNDVRGGGHFSGRLTAPLVFAGSIARQILLQKGIRIGAHIKSIHDIQDTSFSVDIDESLLNQLSSKMYPTLDEQAFIKMQDEIEKARMAQDSVGGMIECAIINMPAGIGNPFFDSVEAHLSPLLFSIPAVKSVSFGSGEKITQMYGHEANDAYYYQGEHVKTKTNHNGGITGGITNGMPIVFQVGIKPTPSISKLQDTINVQTKTNTQIQVKGRHDPCIVPRAVVVVESMAALAILDMLG, from the coding sequence ATGAGTGCGAATTGGGGGAATAATATTGAATTATCGCTATTTGGTGAAAGTCATGGTGAAGCGATAGGAATTGTCATTGGTCATTTACCTGCTGGCGTGCGTTTAGATATGGAACAGATTCATTGGCATATGAAACGTCGTGCACCAGGACAAAATAAAATGTCAACACCACGTCAAGAAAAAGATGAAGTGCATATTGTCAGTGGTATACAAGATGGTATCACAACTGGTGCCCCAATATGTGCCATGATTTATAACAGTAATTCACATTCTAAAGATTATAGTGAACTCAAGGTAAATATGCGACCTGGTCATAGTGATTATCCGGCTTATGTGAAATATCATGGCTATAATGATGTGCGTGGTGGAGGTCATTTTTCAGGACGCTTAACGGCACCTCTTGTTTTTGCAGGAAGTATTGCTCGACAAATTTTATTGCAAAAAGGGATTAGAATTGGAGCTCATATTAAAAGTATTCATGATATTCAAGATACATCGTTTTCCGTTGATATTGATGAATCACTCTTAAACCAATTATCATCAAAGATGTATCCAACCCTTGATGAACAGGCTTTTATAAAGATGCAGGATGAAATAGAAAAAGCTCGTATGGCTCAGGATTCTGTAGGTGGGATGATTGAATGTGCAATCATCAATATGCCTGCTGGCATTGGTAATCCTTTCTTTGATTCTGTAGAAGCTCATTTATCACCATTATTATTTAGTATTCCAGCAGTAAAAAGTGTGAGTTTTGGCAGTGGTGAAAAAATAACGCAAATGTATGGACATGAGGCTAATGATGCTTATTATTATCAAGGTGAACATGTGAAAACGAAAACCAATCATAATGGTGGGATAACTGGTGGTATTACGAATGGAATGCCTATTGTTTTTCAGGTTGGTATTAAACCTACACCATCTATTTCTAAGCTTCAAGATACCATCAATGTTCAAACAAAAACAAATACGCAAATTCAAGTGAAAGGGAGACATGATCCATGTATTGTGCCTAGAGCTGTTGTGGTGGTGGAATCTATGGCGGCTTTAGCTATTTTGGATATGTTAGGTTAA